Sequence from the Strix uralensis isolate ZFMK-TIS-50842 chromosome 1, bStrUra1, whole genome shotgun sequence genome:
GTTTGGCTTAGCTCTTCAACACAAAAGATGTAACGAGCTAGCTTTTATTGTTCCATGTAGAAGTATTCCTGTTTAGTACATTGAAAACTGGAACACTGGTGGTTTTAAGGATCTTTTCATTTCCTGAGGAATTTATACGAGCAGAGGAATGAATCAGGTTTTCTAGCCATCTTGGTACTTGCTGTGACAATGCTGGTGAACAAACCCAGGCCTCACAAACGTACCTGGAGGAAAGCTTGTATTGCCCTCTACATCCTTGCAGATACAGTGAATGTGAATGCTGCAGGCACTTATCTCCAAACTTACGGCAGTGTTTTGCCCCAAACTAAGCAAATGCTTCAAATATATCTACTTCtgatttttccacagaaatttgAAAGGAACTGATCTGTGGACCTAGGAGGTGAAGAGTTCAAAGTCCAACACCTGAGAATTTTTCCTCTATTGTGAAATCACTTTATCAAAGCTTCAGATTTAAGGTTTTGCTCAACATAAAAAGGTATCTCTAAACAAGATGATATTTGTGAGCAttacaattgttttctttcttaaatacaaTGTGCAGGTTTTCAGTCTGTGTCACAGTGCTGGGGTGGGACCTGCTggatttcttccatttctgtatgCGTGCACCTTAGAATTGCTTTTATGATCGTCTGATTTCTTAATTCAAAAATATTATGTTcgctttttaaaatcatgtttaattGACTCTTAAAGCACACACCACTTCAGAATATTTAAGTCCTGATTTGGTGGATACATGAGAGTTGCAATAAATCATtgaaagtaaaaatgaacaaataccTGTGAATTTACAGCACAGGAATGTTCCTAATTAAGCCTTAAGCGCAATGACAAAACACATCTGTGCTTTATATATCAAAAGCCCTGTTATGCTTCTAAACTATTGCATGCATAACTACTGTTAACGTGAGTACCTTCCTCATTTTGCAATATGGATTTTGGATTAAAATCCAGGGCATGTATATGTATTCCTATTGCTCAGAAAAATTAGGAAAACCAGGCTGATATAAAAACACAAGaagtaaagcaaaacaagccCTATGCACTAATGCCAgaaaattatttggggatttttgtgtTGTCACATCTAACACTGAGAGCAGGGGAGTCTCTATGGATAAGCATACAGTAAAGCAAATTTAAGACAATTTTGTAAGTCTTTCCTAAACCAGCATTTATGCTTTCTTTCCTTGGTGCTTGGTTGGAGCCCACATTCTGTAGATGAGGAAGAGTACGATGAGATAGTACATGGAGCTCTTCAGAAGAAGGACGATGTACACTAAATATGCTGTCCTGTGCATTAAGTGATCTGTAATAAACATAAGACAGAAGAGTCTTGTTTAATGTCAGTGTTTTACAACCTCCTAAAAGAGGGGTAGAACTGGGACTGTGTAGTCTGTTTACTGCTGCAATTACACTGAGTTCAGTGGACAGTGTGTAAACACCTCCGGTGTCTCACTGTGCTTTGGGTTTGCACTACTGATAAGTTCCAGACTGAGCAGGTTTCTTAGCACTAGGCTGCCTTTCATGGGTTATTATTCCCTGCAAAGGCAAGAACAGAATTATAGTGCTTCCAGCACTGATTACCAATAGCACCATGTTTGCTTGAACCCTTTTGTGCTGGATTTTTTGAACATAAGTGCTCATGATTCTTCCTAAATCCCTGttcaaaccaaaagaaaatttctttgcCTGAAGTGCCAGGCAATTGCTAGGCTGATGGAGCATCAGCTGAAGCGCTGAGAATTTAACCACTTCAGGTATTTAAAAAAGTGACACTTAATGCCAGCTAATAATCTAGTAGCCCAAACAGCATCTGTAGCATGCTAAGAAAGCTTCCAGTAAAGCTACCTAATAAAGGTAGGAGAGACCCTTCTTATAATCCCCAACAGAAGTTAATTTGGAGTAGCACTGAAGGGTTTTTAAGTTACAGACCCCAGACTTAAAAGTTTTACTCTACGCTCTTTAGAAAGATCATTTTTGTGATGTTCTGAGCATATGTAGCAGTATCTAACTCTTGCATGACATGCATCACTTTCccacattttaatacattttaattaccTTTATTAAAATTAACTGTGCTGTTTCCAGGGCTGCAGTCCTTTTGCTGAGTAGCAGTCTTTCTAGAATCTAATGGAAAGAGAGTTTAAATGCCCCAATTAgtcttttctttaattttaacaAACACGAAttgagaaataaggaaaaaaagaggcagtACAGCAACAGTGAAATGGAAAGTTAgtattaaacaacaaaaaaagatgtttaaGATCTGTCTGCAGAGCAGACGTTCACAAGTAGGATTCATCTGCAGAGAGAATTTGAAGGGGGGAAATGCTCATAAAGAAGTGACTGGGTATTTATTGCAGTAGGTGGGAGGTTTGCCTTTGCCCTTTCAGGAATGTGTCCATTAGGCTCTTCCTTGGCAGAGTCTCTTTTATTTGGAACTGCAGTCAGTTTGACCGCCTGATCTTGTCACTGAAGTAGCTGGAGTCTGTTTGCCTTCTCAACATACTGTCGttagaaatgcagaataatttacATCAGAACAGATGTCAATTACTCTGTCACTTAATGGTTGCTCAACACTAAAGAATCATCTTGAGGCGAGTATGATTTAAGGTTCCCCTACTGGGAATTTGCTATTTTGGTGTTGGTCATTCTCTCAAATAAACCCTTTTTGTGCTTGAAGCAGCAAATTTGTGTTTGTTCTTCGTCATGGTGTTTGCACACATTGATACATGGGCTTAAAGACATCCGTATTACATCCCTAAATACATCCTCCACTTAAATAAACTTAAAGCATATTTCTGTCAGAATATATTTTGAAGGTTGAAATGTAATGGTTAATGCTGTCACTCATTGGAGTTACGTTAATTTATAGTAAGTTGGACAGAGGTAAATACTGAGAAAAGGTTAATCTAAACCAGTATAGGCAGCTTTTCTTAAAGTTATTGCCAAGACTTAAAACAATTTGCATTAACTGTAGGttactattttctttaaaattgaattgtctttcagattttgctttgcttaatCAATCTTTCCACAATTAAATGAGATGTCTTGTTTCAACACATGGTTATTACCTCACTGTTGCTGGACTATGAGCAAGTAATATATTTAAACTCTGCTCTACATCCCCAGCAACCTCGTTTTTAACTCTGTAGTTTTTTATAGTGGTGATTGATGTCAGGGGATATCAGAGGGACTTACACCTGTAAGCCATGGATAACAGAGAAGTAATACTGTTTTCAGAAACTTCTGTAGACTGGAAAGTAACCAATATGGCTGAGACCTTTTGGAGCTATGCTAGTTTATACCTGCTGAGGTTCAAGAACTGCTCTTTTCCTATTACAAAGGGACATTCACTTGGGGAGCATAGCACAGGCTGGGTAGCTTTTCCTAGGAAAACTTTGGTAGTTTCTCCGGATGTATATTTCAGCTATTGTTGTGCCAAGCAGAACAGATGCTTATCGAAAgcattatttctgaaatgttattGCAAAGAAAAATTCATGTCTATAATAACACGTAGAATTGAATTTTTAACATGTAGTATATACCTTGTGTCGACAGTGAACGCTGTTGGCTTTCATGCTCATATTTGCAGTAATAGTTCTTGTCTTTGTTCTCCGCTGGTACAGTTAACCAGCTGCCGATTGAGTATTTATCCCCGTTTGTGGGCTTCCAAACGTCTCCTTTTATTATGTTGTCTGTTACCTCCTTATCTGCTTCATCGGTCCATGTCACCCGAATAACCTCTGGGTAAAATTTCTCAATAAGGCAAACATACATTATCTGATTTTCATGTCTCTTCTGCAGGATTTCAGAGCTTGCCGGTGAAGAAATAACTTCGTCTGGATTGGTTATTGGagggaaagaacaaaacagagagCTGAAAGATCAACAGTGTACAGCAAATAAATACACAGCCACAAAATAGAACTTCTGAAGAGCAACAACCTAAATGTCTTATTAACAAATGTTTTAGCTAGCTAACTTGTTATGAAATACTTATGATCGGAGTAGAAATGTCTCATGTATGAAAAGAATTTTAGGTAATAGGATGGATGAATTACAGCTGTTTCCACCCTTGTAGTAAAAATAAGTTTTTGGTGAGCTGGACAAACCTGGAAATCAAACAcactttatattaaatattatttcaatggACCCAAAtgccaagttttattttttagtcAAAAACATTTACAATACTATTTAGAATAATTTGGAACTtttaaccatattttaaaatacgTTATTTTATAGAGAACTAAAATGAAAAGAGGCTTTTATGAGTATGGTACAAAAAATCAAGCTCAAAATCAGGAGACAAGACTCAGTTCTTCTAAATATTCTAAACTTGGTTTTGTTTGGACAATATAGAGTCTTCCAGAGTCTGAAGAATGTTTGATCTAAGCTTTGGTGCTGTGCTATGTGCATGAAGAAACATTATTTAAGTCCTAAATTGTTCAGTGAACACTAACACTGAGACTGCTTCAATCACGCTTCTTGTCAAGCAGCACATCTGGTAGAGGAAGTCTAGAGTAGACTGAGTGTACTCTTTAATACTAGAGTAGATTTTAAATTATCTCACAAAAGAtttcttgagtatttttttagaaaaataa
This genomic interval carries:
- the TARP gene encoding T-cell receptor gamma alternate reading frame protein isoform X2, which codes for MLLLAVLVATATWSYGYAQGIPMQKPLSVTKSKGSVRLECDFKDVSEYNDGTIIHWYQQKENEAPVRILYLAQSKVVDGGFQEYRYMVEKDSHKKMCILTINDVIPDDSATYYCAYWDRHCAGYYEKVFGSGTKLIVSDEVISSPASSEILQKRHENQIMYVCLIEKFYPEVIRVTWTDEADKEVTDNIIKGDVWKPTNGDKYSIGSWLTVPAENKDKNYYCKYEHESQQRSLSTQDSRKTATQQKDCSPGNSTVNFNKDHLMHRTAYLVYIVLLLKSSMYYLIVLFLIYRMWAPTKHQGKKA
- the TARP gene encoding T-cell receptor gamma alternate reading frame protein isoform X1 translates to MLLLPLLALAAAWSHGQAQVLLKQTDVSVTRGQTKTAWIDCVGEGISDFKSAYIHWYRQIPPKAPERVLYIGSGLALYDDDSYRNKYTSSKKGTNVCTFSVEDINSNDEGTYYCAYWQLWDADVKIFGSGTKLIVSNEVISSPASSEILQKRHENQIMYVCLIEKFYPEVIRVTWTDEADKEVTDNIIKGDVWKPTNGDKYSIGSWLTVPAENKDKNYYCKYEHESQQRSLSTQDSRKTATQQKDCSPGNSTVNFNKDHLMHRTAYLVYIVLLLKSSMYYLIVLFLIYRMWAPTKHQGKKA